The window GGTTCTAGAACCACACATTCCTGGTTTACATCTAGACTCCAGCACTTACCAGCCATGTGATCTTGGGTAAGCTATTTAATttcactttgtttcatttttattatgtataaAATAAGGACAACAGTATCTGCCTATGGATTCTATATGTAAATACTACCTTATTGTGAGGATTAAAAAGAGCTGATATGATAACATGTCAAAAAGCTtgtgaaaaaaatgcatttcgtACTCAGTGTAAGGTGCCACTTAAGACACTCAAATGTCATGTTGGAATGCTGAATTTGAGTCACAGATTTCCTTAtgattccagcttcatgctaatataTGGCCTAGGAGGCAATGGCTAATGATTCAAGTACTAGAGTTCAAGCCATTCGTGGGAGACCCGAATTGAGTTCTGGACTGTTAGCTTTGTCCCATCCCAGgcagctgtggacatttggagaatgaatcaatgattGGAACATTTCTTGGTCTCTCAGTGTTTCAGATAAATGCATAACAATTTTGAGAAGGCTAATTGGGAAAACTGGAATAATAAGATACATGTTTTGGGGTAAAGTTTTCAAAtccatccagttttttttttcataatatacacttcccaaagaattattttaaagtacCCTCCACATATGTAAAAGGCTTAGAACAGTGTTTGGCAGAAAGCTATTACCACCATTTGTTAAATGAGAGTCAAGTGCTGAAAAACGATTTGACTTTGAAAACATTCTGTCATGGAGTGGTTATCTCCTCCCTAATGTCTGTAGTGTATCTAGTGATATCTGGCTGAAAGACATGGAGAAACTTTCTAACAACTAAGATTGTTACAAAGATGAGGGGATCTTCATCCTTGAAGATAGAGTTGGCCTTGGAATTTGACCAACTAATGGGAATGTTGTAGAAAAGATTGAAGGAACTGGGGTAGTTCTAGAGAGTCTCTGATTCCTTGATACTTGTTAGTAGGAATGTTGGTTCTTGGGTCGAGGTATTGCTgctcctaaatttttttttttttaattgtaagtaGAATTGAGTTTCACCTAACTCAAAACGCTAATCTGGGCTGGTATGAAATGCCATAATCCAAAGCCTGAAACAAGTTAAAAAATACTTTTGAGATTCAAGATACAGGGTTTTACTTCCCACAATGCTATGTAATCTAGACAGGTTGCTTCCTTTTTCTGGTAATGGTAACCTGGAATATGAGCTTTTAGATGTTCTCTATGGTCCCATCAGGTCTTGCTTTCTGTGGTTGGAACATTTAATTCTTTAGGTGGGAACAAGAGGAtgaaggcaacattcatgcactCTATAGGTGTTTATAAAGCTCCTGCTAAGTGTCAGGCATTGTACTGGGCAGGATAGTGAAAATAGTTAACAAGATAGGCGTGGTCTCTGTCCTCATAGTTCGTAGTCCAGTGGaagataaaaacaagaaaaatagttAGAATGCAGTTTACTAAGTGTTTCAAGGGAGCTAAACTGGTTTTATGAGAAAGGAATAATATCCAAAATATTTTGGTTGAGAGTGCACCAGAAATTGCattctggagggagtggcacttGAGCTGAGCTTTGTGATGGAAGCTGGAGGGAGTGAACAACAGTTTACATGGGCCCTGTAGTAAGAGAGCCTGGTGAGTTACCAGAACCACTGTGCTTTAGGTTCTGCACAGCTGTAGCAGAGCCATTGAAAGGGCAttgcctcagatgaagtttctttggaaatcccttcaactgaactgctgatctcagaaccccaaccatgaagagactgtgccagccagtggattctgaataggtttcatcgcaattggaatggcgagactggcagcaattcagacctgttgaactatcaaaactgcttgagcaggaccctcggagcatgcctcacatcggggacctgggatgggagggaggctgggtggggcatttccctttgtctctccactGAAcacagatacaggggaaaaatattagtgtggaaacaatggtattacccactttcctgtagcccttgaccctttgtaccctaatcaactaagtaagattatttttaaaaaattaattaaaaaaaaagagagggcatTGCAAGAGCTGAGGTTAGAGACACCTAAGGACACCATACTGGCAAGCTATTGTGTGTCATATTGCAGAATTTGCCTTAAAGGTAGTTAGGAACAATTAAAGGTCTTTGGGCAGAGGAGTTGTATCATTTCAGCTGCAGAAAATGGAACACTCTAGCATTTTTCGGTGCAAAAAAATTAGTACAGAAAATCTAATGCTAATAAAATATGTGGAAAAGGTGGAGGTTGAAGTTATAGACCGCACCTTCAGGAATGACACCACAAACACTGCTAGAGTACCTGCTATGAGGCATCAGGACCTCTTGAGAGCAGGGCACCTTATCTGTGATCTAGGAAACAGGAAGCTGCTATCAACTTAATTGTTAGGTAAAGTTTTACCAGACTTGCCAGGTCCACAGTGGCAAAACGAACAAACAACCACATAAAACCCCAAAAACTGAAGTCCTATTCTCTGGCTCAGAAAGTGCTAACACCCCCACACATTGTGCTCCTCAACAGAAGCCATACAGATGTGGCTTCTGCTGTTCCATCTCCTTCTAAATATTGCACGTGTGTATGACTGGCAAAACTGTATCACAtcaggcccggcgcaatagcctagtggctgaagtcctagcctagcacatgctgggatcccgtatagaCACCAGTTAGTGACCTGGAGGCcctacttaccatccagctccctgcttgtggcctgggaaagcagtcaaggacagcacaaagccttgggaccctgaacctgcatgggagacctggtaaaaagctcctggctcctggcttcacattggcttaactccaggtattgcggccacttggggaataaatcagcaggtggaagatcttcctctatttctcttctctctgtatatctgactttccaataaaaataaaccaatcttttaaaaatactataccACACCTAGAATTTTAGCTGCAAAGGAATCTGTGACATGCCAATCAGTTGTAGTTTGTGATTTTTAACCTTTCAGCAATGAAAGAAATCAACCTAGAAGAGAGTCACGTGGACCCATAGCAAAGAGTTTATAATGTCTACTGCAGGACTGATAAGACCAGCATTGCTTCTGGGAGATGATTTGGGCAAGAGAAAAGCAGCTGAATTGGAGAAACAGTGTAATGACAGGTCAGAGGGGATGTTACTGGCAACAGGGAGATAATTAAAGGGACGAATGAGAGATACATTAAGAAGAGAAATCAGTAGGATCTCAAGATTGGCTGGATATCCAGTGAGGTTGCAGAGATATAGGACTTACAGATATCTTGCTGGTTTTTAGGTTTTTTAGTATGTGATTGCCATTCTAAAAAGACAAGGAactcagagaaagaaggaggttatctttcattttgaattttattgactTTGAGGTGCTTGTGAAATATTCTGGAGGAAATATCCAGAAAGAAATTGGAGCTGCGTTTTTGGAATTCAGGGGAGCTGCCTGGGAGTCAACAATAGAGGTGTGAATGCTTTCCTCTGGTACAAGCAAGTACTTGTGCCTGATTTGTCTGTTACTGGTATCCAGTTAACTGTTGAATGGAAGTACCACTTCCATTCAGTAAGAGCAGAGAAGTTATGTGGAGAGTCGGCAAGGCAAAGGatgatttcagagagaaagaattcAGCAATGGAATCAACGGTGAGGTAAGTCAGGAAAGATAGGAATGGAAATTTGGTCATGAGATCTAGATAAAGTTAGTCCTTTGCTTTCTAAGTATAAAAGGTTCCAGGTTTCTAGGGGATGGTGAGGACAAAGCCAGGCAGCTGTGGTtcgagattttttttaaatagcagaagTAGAAGATTGAACTTTTGAAGACAAGAACAATATTGCAGATGCTTACATTATGGTATTGTCCTCATCACCAGTATCTGCCTTAGCGTTATCTACGAAAGTGGCTTTCAAACTGTTTTGACCATTATCTGCTCTAGTGAGTACATTTTTATATCATTCTCACTACATTAAACCAAAGTTTCATGAAACAATAACTACCCTAACTATATGGACATTTCATGTGAACGAAATCATACAAAAGCCTTTTGTGTGagctttcattttgtaaatttatttattatttattatgataAAATAACTTCATTAGCTGATGGACAACTGAATTACTTCCATcttttggttattgtgaataatgATGCTGTGAACACTGATGTGCAAGCTTTTATGTAGACATGTTTTCTTGTTCTATATATACTACTTTGAACTGGAATTATTCGATCAAATGATAACTCAtatttaactttttgaggaactTTCAGACTGTTTTCCAAAATAGCTTTACATTGCCAATAGTTGTATTAAAGACGGTGCCAGTTTCCACACAGCCTCCAAGACatgctactttaaaaaatatatgatagCCATTCAAGTGGGTGTAAAGTGGTTATCTTCTTACAAACAGTTCTGTCATGAATATTCTTCACTCGCATTTCCTACATTTGATTtgaatttccctgatggctaaccACATTAAGCATGTTTCTGTGTGCTTATTGActatttctttggagaaatgttcagatcctttgataattttttaattgagttaatttttctttttatgatgttCAAGAGCTCTAGACACAAGTCCTTTATCAAATATATGATTCACAAATTCTCTTTTGCCCTTTGAAGtacaaatgtaaattttttatgaagtacaatttagctatttttttctttagttgctTGTGCGCTCAGAAAACTGATTTGAGAAGGCGACAAAGATCAAGCCAGGGACAGCACTCatatgatttattccccaaacgcCCATAATCTCTGGGTTTAAGCCAGGCTAAaggtaggagccagaaacttggtCTAGGTTTCCAAGTGGCTGACAGGAGCTGAATTACATGAGCCATTGCCACTGACTCCCATGGTCTGCATTAGTGGAAACTGGGGTCAGGAACTGGAGATGGATTTGAAACTTGGGTATGTGGTAGGAGATATGGGTATCTTAAGCAGTGTCTTGACTGATAGACTAAATGCCCATATTTGTTGCTTGTATTTTCATATCTAATAAAGTAAATCCAAGGTCACAAAGATTACCTCTATCCTCCCCATCTTTAAAAGTCACAATATCATTATCACTTCTAAACAATAATAATCCTTAATGTCAGTAATAAAAATATGTTCAAGTTTCCAGTTGTCTTATAAGTatcacaagtgtgtgtgtgttttttttttacatgtatccaagttctgagtcagttaaactcttttcttcctgttaattCATAATAAACGGGTTGTTTCTGTAGTTTAACAATCTGAATCCTACAATTTGGATTCCTGTACTGTATTTTAACCTGTTCATTTGTATACTTTGTGTTCTATAAATTGGTCACTGGATTTAGAATCTTGGTCTCATTTTGAGTTTGTTGTTTGTTGCAGGAAGAATCATTCGTAAGACATGCTATGAGCCAAAACTTACGAAGtgaggactttttttcttttcaagatttattttattgttatttgaaaggcagagatacaaagaagaagataaaaaaaaaaaaaaggagaggtcctccactgctggttcacacccccaaatggctgcagtggtgagAGCTGTGCTGGTTTAAAGCTAGATGCTAGGAGTTTCCTCCAGATTCTAAACGGCATCCAcataggattctggcactgcggacaatggcctcagcagctgtgccacagtgcaggtCCCAAGTGGGAACTTCACAAGGGTTAATTGTATCTTGTAGGATCAGGGACCATTTTGCTTATGACCCACATCTATTaagagttttcagtaatctaaTTAGGATGGATCACTTGTTCAAGCCTTAGATTTTTAGAAAATGGAAATTCTTATTCAAGTCTGTGGTATGTTAGCAGTTCAGAACTTAATTCATTCTGTCTGTgcccaattcagtttcctgcctcTGTCTACATTATCTGTCTGTTAACTCTTATATGGGCCTAGAATGTAAGATCAAGCAAGGTACTGAGCAGTGTTCTAGCCAAAGAAGTCCTTGGTTCTTGTGAGCCTAGGGAACTACTGAAATGCTATGTGTTTTCCTGAGTGTTCTGAGGTTTCACTGAATTCTCACTATAAGTCTAAGTCTTCAAGTAACAGAAAGGAGGCAGAAGCTCATAAAGGCGAAAGAGGTTGGCCAAAATCCACACAGTAACCTTTAGGTAGGGCTGGAAGTAAATCTGAAAGCTTCTGGTGTCTACTTCTGTCTCCCCGCTCCCTTGGTTCCAGACAAGACTCACAGAGCACCAAAGATTACACGCAGATTTCAACTTGTTAGAGGTTTCCCCAGGATGAATATTTAACCCTtagctctctttctttcctagTACCCTGCATGCTCAAAGAGTACAAGGTGTAGTCTGAAGAAACCATATTTAGGAAACGAATTTGTCCAGGCGAGGGAAGCAATATCAGACAAGAGCAAACAGAATTGTGTTTTGGATATTTTGTGATGTTCATGTGGTTCTGTCCACAGCACCGATTTAATTTTTGCAGCTTATTGTGAGTTGGCAAAGAGCAAATATCTTTGCTTCCCTCTTGCGCACGGCCCCAGAGTGGCTCCCACGGTACCTTTTCCTCTCTCATCTATCCCtgttttttccatttcctttttcctctcattCTCCTCTTTTTTCATCATAGCCCctatctcttcttcctcttcgctgccttttctttctccttggtCTCCAACCCGTACCTCCCCCGCCCCTTTCTCCGCTAACCCGTTCCTTTTGATACCTCCGTTTTTCCTGGCctgttctctcctccctccctctctatatcACGCTTAAGCCACCCCCTAACAAGCTTCTCACCCCTATGCCAGCACTGATGGTGGGTGACTCCCGCACATCCGGATGGAGCGAGTCAGCTCCTGGAGCCTTGGTCCCTCCGATTGGCTGCCACAGCTAGCACGCTGGGAGACAAAGCGCCGCTGCGGCACCTACTATTGGCTGAGTGACTTGTCAATGGCTTTGTCCGTGCCTCACGCAGGCGCCCGGAGTCTCTCTGTCAATAAAAAGGCAGCCTACGGGGTGAGGAGGGGgttgggaaaggagagagggctGCGAGGCAGGGATTTAACGAGTGGCTGGCAGCCTGGAGCCCCGCGAAGACAGCGAGCAAGCGAgcaagcgagcgagcgagcgTAGGAAACCGAGCGAAATAGACAAAGTAGGGGGGACTGAGACAAACCGGTAGCCAGGCAGGCGGACGGACGCACGCCCGGACAGACAGACTGAGCAGGTGCCGGAGAACCTCTCACAGGTTCCTCCCGCCTTTCCCTTTGAAAGCCAGGATTTTGCCTTTTCCGAGagagaatgctggactctgccgaCTTCAGCGCAAGCTAAGATTTCTCAGCTAGGGAAGAAAGATCAGGCCGATCCTGAGAGGGGGTGAAGCAAgctcccctgtccccatccccctcccctccccctggccaAACTCCGGCGCCAAACCCAGCCCTTCCCTAACCACCCGACTTCCTCGTCTCTTTTCTAGCATGGTGGCTGTATGGACAGTCTGACAGAACAGAGACTGACATCTCCCAATCTGCCGGCCCCCCACCTGGAACACTACAGTGTTCTGCATTGCACCATGACCCTGGATGTGCAAACTGTAGTCGTTTTTGCCGTGATTGTAGTTCTCCTGCTTGTCAATGTCATACTCATGTTTTTCCTGGGAACGCGCTGAATGGAGTCCAGCCATCTGAGTTGTCGCGAACTCTCGCTTTGATTTCATCCCGAGAGCCACCGAGAACAAAAAAAAtaccaagagacagagagagatagggaaagagagggagaaaaggagcaaGCTTTCTTACTCTGGGGGGAAAGCGTTTTGAGCTTCAACATGGCCTCGCTGTGATATGTATGACGTTGGTATATTATTTCTCCCTAAAATCTTTTGTCATGTCTTGTCTTTTAAGTATGCCTGTGAGTGTAGTTGCTTATTGCTTGAGTGAAattgttggttaaaaaaaaatgctttctatttAAGTGCATGCATGCGGGCATTCTCCATCTATGTGACGTTCATGGAGCAAGCTCTGTGTCCTTCAACAGTGGCTTTGCTATTTGTGGTGTCTTGTCAGCTCAGTTTCTTGAAAGCTAGCCTTAAAATCCACCAGGGAATTTTAGTCAAATTCTTctcttgccatttgggtttgttgggggaagggaggaggcggGGTTTGTGGAAAGGCCTGATGAAATTTTGGCTTTGTACGAAAGACAGTCTTGCATTGGATGTTTGAAGGAAGAAATTTGATGCAAATAATGGATTTAGTTTCTAATGGGAAGCAAGAATTTGAGAAGTGACGCGGTGGAGTGCATGAAACTGGCAGCTGGTGACTGTGTCCTCTGAATCGCAATTTGCTGTCCAGGGTTCACAGTTTCCAGTTTGGAAATAAGCCACCTTGAAGAAATTTCTTGTAGCGTTAAATGTCAATTTATTTTGTATCACAGGACAGGGAATAAAATCATTCTATGATATTTTGAATTGGCAAGAGAGGGTTTTGACCAGAGATGTTTGGATTTGTTTTCCTAAAGATTGTACCCCCTGGATTTGAGTTTGGAGGTTTTTTTCTgtgtatcctttaaaaaaaaaaggccagttATTTCACTGGCCGTGGGAATCATAGTATTTGGATGTGGTACCTTTGGGGTAATCTCATTTGCTATGGTCTTCTTGAACTGCATCTTGAGTAGGACTTGATAGCACTAATCAGAAAGTGGCGGTGTTATCTTTAATGtctttatttattgcttttaggtctgaaggttttttttctgattgaaacATTCCCATTACTGAAACTATGTAATGTACCAAATTATGAGTTTTCAGCATCAAAAAATGTCTAGA is drawn from Ochotona princeps isolate mOchPri1 chromosome X, mOchPri1.hap1, whole genome shotgun sequence and contains these coding sequences:
- the LOC131478516 gene encoding uncharacterized LOC128031833 homolog encodes the protein MDSLTEQRLTSPNLPAPHLEHYSVLHCTMTLDVQTVVVFAVIVVLLLVNVILMFFLGTR